The Juglans regia cultivar Chandler chromosome 1, Walnut 2.0, whole genome shotgun sequence nucleotide sequence TGGAAAGCTTTGTAAGCGGCATTATGGGAGAATCCCAAAAACTTTGTTGAGACTTTAAGCTCACGCAAATGCATAACAGTAAAGCCATATGTCCTACCAGACCGTTAGGACCCAACAATTGGGTCTAACACAAAATCTCAATCCAGCTAGAAACCAATTTGAtatacttctttttttgttctctctttcgACGAGTGTGATCAGTTTCGGCCTCAAGCGGCCGGGAAGGGAAATATTCAAACTAGTCCGTTTACACTTCAGAGGCATGGTCCCCAACATATTGCATTTAGTTTTGGGGTTAAAACCAATATGTATTAGTTGCTACATATATCAATTgagaagggaaagaaaataCACATGAACAATATGTATGACAAACATATCATAGAAGCTAGGAACGAGTCCAGAATCTTGGGTAAAAGAAGTGAACCCGATCTTAATTAACTTCTTCAGTCATCATAGGAGGAATGAGGAGACGCAGTGCATCCAGGGTCAAAGGGATCTTCAGACCCACAACAATGCCAGTATTGAACAACTTTGCCGGAGTTGGGAGTATCCATGGTACCTCCTGTGTACACACTTTCAAACTTCCTCTTTGTTTCTCCTAAGGGAGTTGGGGATGGAAAAGAATGCAAAACGAATCCAAATCAAACGCCACAAGAAGAGCAAAAGCAgtgaacaaatataaaataacaaaggAATCAGTATAATACGGTAGTGGCAACTCTTGTCATGTTAATAATGTTTCAGAAGCACAGATTCAAAGATCATCATTTACTATGATCCGAACTTCACAAGAAATTCCAGAGTCAAAAAACCAAATTGCTCTTAAATCCCCAAAACTGCAACACTGGACTGGACAAGGTATACAAGCAGATGAATGACAAAAACACACAAATATAGGTACGTATGTTAATTCTTATATCCCCAAAATTGCAAGTGCAAACCACCACCTAAAAGAAGCCTCCATAAAAGAGACCGTCAGTCTACGACGAGAAGTTTAAAGGATGATCCCAATAGAACCACATTTTATCAACAGGCAAGTTTACATGATTAGATTACACAGACTTCCTTCATCATTTCCTTTAATAAAACCACATTACAATGAATTCTTCCATTCCTGTAATTCTCTGTTTCGGCAACGCAGTGTACTAGCCATCTTCCAggaaataaacacatttatgtTCAGATTCTGTTcattaacctttttttttccttttctctattAGATTCTAAGTTTTctaacaataaaaatgaaaaataaacaaacctgAATGCATTCATTTTAcgataaaatacaattttttttttttaaaagagaagaaTCTAACGggaaatgaaatatattgagGAAGCACCTACCACCAAAGTGAGCAGTGTGGAAGCGGCAAGCGCGAGGGTGATTGAGGGCCGGGTCGAATTGGGTCTTGCAATTCTTGCAAGTTCTGAGGGTAATTTGCTCGTTCGGTTTCGCTGAGCATCGGACTGCCCGGAATCTCGGCGGCGAATATGTGCTCTTCTGAGTCTCCGACGTCTGTAATCTCAGGGTTTGAGGAGCAACCGGTGGATTTTGATGGAAGAATAATAGAAAGCGAGCCTGTGAATGGGAAAGAGCCGCAGCCATGGCTCTCACTCTCAAGAGCAAAATCTTAGGGCTTTTTGTcactccttttttcttttaaaatcttaCGGCGTGGCACGCACAAAAGGTTAGCAGTGTAGTTAGTTGTTGGTAACTTGCGCTGGCAGTTAATGGATCTTGATCCGGCAGATCCTTGAATGGGTTGAATCCAAATGAAATGGGAGTTGGACCGGACGTGGACTTTACAAAGATCCCACACCACGATCTTTTAGTTCTAGATAGTAAACCTGTGGCTGTCCGAGACCAATTTGGTTCCTCTTGATGAATCCAATCCCACATGTCGTTTTGAGATTGAGCAGTTTCATATCATTAATGCCATGGAAGGCTAACTATGGATCTACAGACTGCACAGCTACAGATTTGTCTCGAACACAAAAGCTTAAAGGAATCTGCCTCTCAGCAACAACATTGGACCCTTGTTTCTCGAATAATTCGAGGGATATCATATGCATATGATATGCACAATAATAGTAGCAAACAGCAAGAAATATTAGGTGCTGGAAAAAGTTAACAATGAATTGATAATTGAATAGTCATCATGGGAGTGAGCAACATTGCATCCAAGGTCGAAGGAGTTATAAATGTTGCTATGTCTTCTGACATTTCATTACAAGCTGGACCTCACTCTCAGATTGAACTGGTATCAAAAGTTGCAagcatatatttttgttattacaaGCTTGTATCTTTCACCACAACAGTGATATGACAACTGCGCCTTCTTATCTGATAAGCTCTTCCCCGAGCTTGAGGTCTAACTTTTTTCCTAGTAACACCCTCGTTAACTTCAGCTTTACTAACTATCAAACTCCCTTCATCCAAACCCATGTTGTTAGTGGCGTTTGCTGCTGCAGAATAAACCAATTTAAGAACAGGTTCACATGCTCGGTAAGGCATGAGCTCCAGTATCATAAGTGATTCCTCGTATGACCGTCCGCGAATCTGATCAATTACCCTTCTCACTTTATTAGCAGACATCGGTATGTGTTTAGCAATCGCATATGCTTCTGCATAGGTGTTCTGCTTTCTGTCCTTTGCCACTGTCCCTGCAGTATTACATGagcatatgaaattatttctttcaTAAGTTTCTGTCCGTTTgattatctaattttattcgTAATGCACAACAGCATGAGTACTTAAAGAGTAAAATGTTGATATACTGGAAATTATGAATCATGACTTCTACAACATCCTGTGAAAGGTACTGCAAGTATATCAGCACGCAGTGATAAATATCTCTTCCAACCCAACATCACCGTTCATTTCTCCTAGGAAAGCTTATAAGCAGGAAGTTCATCCTGCCCTTATATGGACAGATTTTAGGCAACAACCACAAGAAGTGATTAATTACTGCACAAAATTCCCAGACTTCCAGTAGCACCTAAGTTACAAGGGAGTATACCACCACAGGTCCACAACTGACCGGCTTTtattctgtaattttttttacaagtcgTGACTCGCCATTGTgagacatataatatattagatggCCAAGCATAACAAAGCTACCCATAAGGATGTGGAGACGGGCTAATGCTAAATTGGCTCAGGAAACTATTAGAAGATAGTGGTcaataaactatattttaaagaaaacttGAGCCACATCATCTAATCCTCCAAAACTTATTTACTTCAATTGAAATCtacacaaataaattaattgtaaaaaagaaatctatacagatagattataatttttcagttttaagaAGACGTAGTATgccttaaaaatcaaattttgagtAGCTTTTATCAAGCAGCATTCTTCAGTGAAAAGAAGATAATGAATCACCAGTAGGCTGTATGCACGAATTAGTATACTTACCATTTTCCAACATGCAGGCTCTCCATCTAATACTTCCAACACAAAGAACCTAGGAGTCATTTCCATTGTGAAAATCATAATGCAAATGTGAAGACTTTCCCTGACTTGCTTTAGTGCTAAATAAGAGCTTTTTATAAGCAAGATTTggattaatcatttttttcaacattcaaacaaacGGGATTTGGTGGGgttacaaagaacaaaaccGAACCGTTAAGCACTCCACATCTCAACAGAATACCTTTCCTCTCTCGAATTTAAACTACTGTATCAAATCCCAGTGTCATTGCAAAATTATCAATCATTCATCAGTGATTCAGTATGGATTCACCGCTAGCCTTCCAGTCTAGCACGAAACCGTCCTCATCACATCTCCGTTGGGGTCCACGGCCCAGCTGTTAATCCTCTACAACTGGTTTGGTTACCTCAATGAAAATCTGTGTATGAGTTTATCTGAAATTTGAGGAGGACTTTCATTGGATTTTCTTTATGGGATCTGGACCCAATGAA carries:
- the LOC108988171 gene encoding uncharacterized protein LOC108988171, with the translated sequence MAAALSHSQARFLLFFHQNPPVAPQTLRLQTSETQKSTYSPPRFRAVRCSAKPNEQITLRTCKNCKTQFDPALNHPRACRFHTAHFGGETKRKFESVYTGGTMDTPNSGKVVQYWHCCGSEDPFDPGCTASPHSSYDD
- the LOC108988170 gene encoding 50S ribosomal protein L22, chloroplastic-like — its product is MALSLSPPLHSLAFLHQTPQLALALHRAPSSKTRFPAIRLQAKPNDHIPRKTSWDPKTQKDRVPNRPRATTSETTPSEGTVAKDRKQNTYAEAYAIAKHIPMSANKVRRVIDQIRGRSYEESLMILELMPYRACEPVLKLVYSAAANATNNMGLDEGSLIVSKAEVNEGVTRKKVRPQARGRAYQIRRRSCHITVVVKDTSL